Within Acidimicrobiales bacterium, the genomic segment CAAGTCTGGTGAAGAAATCGTCGACGCTTGTCCTCTTCGGCATCGGCACGGCATCAGGGTACCTGTCCGTAGGCGCAGCGGCGTGGCCGATCAGTCGTCGTCGACATTACGCCAGGCGTAGAGATCCCGAAGGGTGCAGACCTGGGCCCCGTGATGGTCGATCTCGGTGAGAGTGGCGGCAATGAAGAAGGTGGCCGGAAGCTCGGGCCCGGGCGGGCCGAGGGCGCAGAGGCCGTCACTCGGTGGCTCGGCGGCGTAGGTGTAGCGGGAGCTGGTGAGCTCGAGCCGGTCGTCGTCGGACCCCTCGATCACCGCCCGGAGCTTCTGCCAGCCCTCGCGCAGCGCCGCGACGGCCTCTGGTGCGCTGGTGAAGATCGGATGGTGAGTGAGATAGGGGGAGGTCCAGCCACTGGCCATCGAACGCGTGCCGCCTAGAAAGTCAATGTCGCAGAGGCGCGCGGCCATCGAACCCATGTGCCAATACAGCCACGCGATGGTGGTCATGGGTGTCGGGGCGGGCTCGGGGATCTCGAAGTCGGCCAGCCACTGGCCCGCTCCGAACGGGGCTCCCGTCCGGCACTGGTCGCGCCGGCGGATGCTCCAGGCCGTACTGGCCGGCTCCCAGAAGAACTCGTCGTCGGTGAGACCGTCCCAGGCGCGCGTCAGGGTGAATTGCTCGATTCGGCCCATGAGCTCGAGGAGAGTGTCA encodes:
- a CDS encoding DinB family protein, with the protein product MTGKRADTLLELMGRIEQFTLTRAWDGLTDDEFFWEPASTAWSIRRRDQCRTGAPFGAGQWLADFEIPEPAPTPMTTIAWLYWHMGSMAARLCDIDFLGGTRSMASGWTSPYLTHHPIFTSAPEAVAALREGWQKLRAVIEGSDDDRLELTSSRYTYAAEPPSDGLCALGPPGPELPATFFIAATLTEIDHHGAQVCTLRDLYAWRNVDDD